In Gordonia iterans, the following proteins share a genomic window:
- a CDS encoding VOC family protein, giving the protein MSNDITLSATPITVDDMDAALRFYRDALGLVVKLDVPNGEERWVTLGPADSDGNIVLSQPGAGRSPEDAEALHRLVAKGVMGPYIFTASDLDAVFARVADSGAEVLQEPVVQPWGPRDCAFRDPAGNMIRINAAG; this is encoded by the coding sequence ATGAGCAACGACATCACCCTCTCTGCCACCCCCATCACCGTCGACGACATGGACGCCGCGCTCCGCTTCTACCGGGACGCGCTCGGATTGGTGGTGAAGCTCGACGTCCCGAACGGCGAAGAGCGCTGGGTCACGCTGGGGCCGGCGGACTCCGACGGGAACATCGTGTTGTCGCAGCCCGGTGCGGGCCGGTCGCCCGAGGACGCCGAAGCGCTGCACCGGCTCGTCGCCAAAGGCGTGATGGGTCCGTACATCTTCACCGCGAGCGATCTGGACGCGGTGTTCGCCCGAGTCGCGGACAGCGGCGCAGAGGTGCTCCAGGAGCCGGTCGTGCAGCCGTGGGGTCCCCGTGACTGCGCCTTCCGCGATCCGGCCGGCAACATGATCCGGATCAACGCGGCGGGGTAG
- the dapA gene encoding 4-hydroxy-tetrahydrodipicolinate synthase — MNSPATGPDAAPFGTTSVAMVTPFDSAGKVDLDKAAELAEHLVNKGLDAIVVNGTTGESPTTTPAEKNDVLRVVLEAVGDRARITQGAGSYDTAESVRRCREAAEIGAHGLLIVTPYYSKPPQRGLLEHFRTIADATDLPVMLYDIPPRSVVPIETETILALAEHPNIRAVKDAKGDLHEAGKIMAQTDLQYLSGEDALNLPWLSVGALGFVSVIGHVVPDRLKALREAVAAGDLSTARKVNDSMAPLVDAMALTGGVTMVKTALRLTGFDVGEPRLPQVPADPPQIERILELLRRAEVIS, encoded by the coding sequence ATGAATTCGCCTGCCACCGGGCCCGATGCAGCGCCCTTCGGAACGACCTCCGTCGCGATGGTCACCCCCTTCGACAGCGCCGGGAAGGTCGACCTGGACAAGGCCGCCGAGCTGGCCGAGCACCTGGTGAACAAGGGCTTGGACGCGATCGTCGTCAACGGCACCACGGGCGAGTCGCCGACCACGACGCCCGCCGAGAAGAACGATGTGCTGCGTGTGGTGCTCGAGGCCGTCGGAGACCGCGCGCGGATCACCCAGGGCGCCGGCAGTTACGACACCGCAGAGTCGGTGCGGCGCTGTCGCGAGGCCGCCGAGATCGGTGCACACGGCCTGTTGATCGTGACGCCGTACTATTCCAAGCCGCCGCAGCGCGGTCTGTTGGAGCATTTCCGCACCATCGCCGACGCCACCGACCTGCCGGTGATGCTGTACGACATCCCGCCGCGCTCGGTCGTCCCGATCGAGACCGAGACCATTCTCGCGCTCGCCGAGCATCCGAACATCAGGGCGGTGAAGGACGCCAAGGGTGATCTGCACGAGGCGGGCAAGATCATGGCGCAGACCGATCTGCAGTATCTGAGCGGTGAAGACGCGCTGAACCTGCCGTGGCTCAGCGTCGGAGCGCTCGGGTTCGTCAGCGTGATCGGCCACGTGGTGCCGGACCGTCTGAAGGCGCTGCGCGAGGCCGTCGCTGCCGGCGATCTCTCCACCGCCCGCAAGGTGAACGACTCGATGGCTCCGCTGGTCGATGCGATGGCGCTGACCGGCGGCGTCACCATGGTCAAGACCGCGCTGCGACTGACCGGATTCGACGTCGGCGAACCGCGGCTGCCGCAAGTTCCCGCCGACCCCCCTCAGATCGAGCGGATACTCGAGCTGCTCCGCCGCGCGGAGGTGATCTCCTGA
- a CDS encoding helix-turn-helix domain-containing protein, whose translation MPQSPETLAHLRRARDLMDRDYAQPLDVPAMAARALMSTAHFSREFKTAYGETPYGYLVTRRVERAMAMLRAGSSVTDACMAVGFTSLGSFSSTFTRIAGETPSAYRAREHPGMEQLPSCITKVLARPMPFR comes from the coding sequence ATGCCGCAGTCACCGGAGACGCTGGCACATCTGCGACGCGCGCGCGACCTGATGGATCGCGACTACGCACAACCTCTCGATGTGCCCGCGATGGCGGCCCGGGCGCTGATGTCCACGGCGCACTTCTCCCGGGAGTTCAAGACGGCCTACGGCGAGACCCCGTACGGCTATCTCGTCACCCGCCGCGTGGAGCGGGCGATGGCGATGCTCCGGGCTGGATCGAGCGTCACCGATGCGTGCATGGCGGTCGGGTTCACTTCGTTGGGGTCGTTCAGCAGCACCTTCACCCGGATCGCGGGAGAGACGCCGTCGGCGTATCGCGCGAGAGAACATCCCGGCATGGAGCAGCTGCCGTCCTGCATCACCAAGGTCCTGGCACGGCCGATGCCGTTCCGGTGA
- a CDS encoding PNPOx family protein, producing MNTFQNVARQANKVMAPLLNVPVLGSLLGKSMTEITYTGRRSGQTFRLVVNYRRRAEDEIVVGVALPDKKTWWRNFYPEPGPILVRLDGVDRPGTAVAKRSDKGTSVRIILQPLGITDAADHPGVGR from the coding sequence GTGAACACCTTTCAGAACGTCGCACGACAGGCGAACAAGGTGATGGCGCCGCTGCTGAACGTCCCGGTACTGGGTTCGCTGCTCGGCAAGTCGATGACCGAGATCACCTACACCGGGCGCCGCAGCGGACAAACCTTCCGTCTGGTGGTCAACTACCGGCGGCGCGCCGAAGACGAGATCGTGGTCGGCGTCGCGCTGCCCGACAAGAAGACGTGGTGGCGGAACTTCTATCCCGAGCCCGGGCCGATCCTGGTTCGGCTCGACGGCGTCGACCGACCGGGCACCGCGGTGGCCAAGCGGTCGGACAAGGGGACGTCTGTGCGGATCATCCTGCAGCCGTTGGGAATCACCGATGCCGCCGACCACCCGGGAGTCGGCCGGTGA
- a CDS encoding ribonuclease J, with translation MAGSQRRRAARKAGPPAQHEAPATNGAGDARGGKKSGAAQVAEAATGVGITAELIDRLSPPPKLPKGGLRIVALGGIGEIGRNMTVFEMGAGSGANGPGDTGGRLLIIDCGVLFPEDQQPGVDLILPDFRYIEDRVAEIDAIVLTHGHEDHIGAVPFLLKLRPDIPVVGSKFTLALVAAKCREHRLRPRLIEVREGDRQSYGPFDCEFFAVNHSIPDALAVAVRTPAGLILHTGDIKLDQLPLDKRLTDLAGFSRLGDEGVDLFLVDSTNAEVPGFVTPEREIGGVLDTVIGKARQRVIVASFASHVHRIQQIVDVAHRHNRRICFVGRSMVRNMQIAQDLGYLHVPEGVEVDIDTAATLPDDRLVLITTGSQGEPLSALSRMARGEHRQINIRADDLVVLASSLIPGNENSVFAVVNGLAKRGATVITQASAKVHVSGHASAGELLYLYNAVRPSNAMPVHGEWRHLRANAALAEATGVPSDRIVLAEDGVTVDLIDGRARISGKVPVGFVYVDGNSVGDVGDSTLSDRLVLGEGGFISITVAVDEHTGRAVSRPQIAGRGFSDDPGALTEAADLVDKALEELANEGVTDAHRIAQGVRRVVGRWVAQTYRRRPMIVPTVLEVADDPDNP, from the coding sequence ATGGCCGGTTCACAGCGCCGTCGTGCCGCTCGCAAGGCCGGTCCGCCCGCCCAGCACGAGGCTCCGGCCACGAACGGCGCCGGGGACGCCAGGGGCGGCAAGAAGAGCGGTGCTGCACAGGTGGCCGAGGCGGCCACCGGTGTCGGGATCACCGCGGAACTGATCGATCGCCTGTCCCCGCCGCCCAAGCTCCCCAAGGGCGGGCTGCGCATCGTCGCTCTGGGTGGGATCGGCGAGATCGGCCGGAACATGACGGTCTTCGAGATGGGCGCCGGGAGCGGAGCGAACGGGCCCGGTGACACAGGCGGCCGTCTTCTGATCATCGACTGCGGTGTGCTGTTCCCGGAGGACCAGCAGCCCGGCGTCGACCTGATCCTGCCGGACTTCCGGTACATCGAGGACCGGGTCGCCGAGATCGACGCGATCGTTCTGACGCACGGTCACGAGGACCACATCGGCGCCGTGCCCTTCCTGCTCAAACTGCGGCCCGACATCCCGGTCGTGGGCTCCAAGTTCACGCTCGCGCTGGTGGCGGCCAAGTGCCGCGAGCACCGACTGCGCCCCCGGCTGATCGAGGTCCGGGAGGGCGATCGTCAGTCGTACGGCCCGTTCGACTGCGAGTTCTTCGCCGTCAACCATTCGATTCCGGATGCGCTCGCCGTGGCCGTCCGCACCCCGGCGGGCCTGATCCTGCACACCGGCGACATCAAGCTCGATCAGCTCCCGCTGGACAAGCGCCTGACCGACCTGGCCGGATTCTCCCGGCTCGGGGACGAGGGCGTGGACTTGTTCCTGGTGGATTCGACCAACGCCGAGGTGCCCGGGTTCGTGACCCCTGAGCGGGAGATCGGCGGGGTCCTGGACACCGTCATCGGTAAGGCCCGGCAGCGGGTGATCGTGGCGTCGTTCGCCAGCCACGTGCACCGCATCCAGCAGATCGTCGATGTCGCGCATCGGCACAATCGCCGGATCTGCTTCGTGGGACGGTCGATGGTCCGCAACATGCAGATCGCCCAGGATCTGGGCTACCTGCACGTCCCGGAGGGCGTGGAGGTCGACATCGACACCGCCGCCACGCTGCCCGACGATCGACTGGTGCTGATCACCACCGGGTCGCAGGGTGAGCCCCTCTCGGCGCTGTCCCGGATGGCACGCGGCGAGCACCGGCAGATCAACATCCGCGCCGACGACCTGGTGGTGCTCGCGTCGTCGTTGATCCCGGGGAACGAGAACTCGGTCTTCGCCGTGGTCAACGGGCTCGCCAAGCGCGGCGCGACGGTGATCACCCAGGCGAGCGCGAAGGTGCACGTCTCCGGGCACGCATCGGCCGGCGAACTGCTGTATCTGTACAACGCGGTGCGCCCGTCGAACGCCATGCCGGTCCACGGCGAGTGGCGTCACCTGCGGGCGAACGCCGCCCTGGCCGAGGCCACCGGCGTCCCGTCCGACCGGATCGTGCTCGCCGAGGACGGCGTGACCGTCGACCTGATCGACGGCCGTGCGCGTATCTCGGGCAAGGTCCCGGTCGGGTTCGTGTATGTCGACGGCAACTCGGTCGGCGACGTCGGCGATTCGACGCTCTCCGACCGTCTGGTACTGGGGGAGGGGGGTTTCATCTCCATCACCGTGGCGGTCGACGAGCACACCGGACGCGCGGTCAGCCGTCCGCAGATCGCCGGTCGCGGCTTCTCCGACGATCCGGGTGCACTCACCGAGGCCGCCGACCTGGTGGACAAGGCGCTGGAGGAGCTGGCCAACGAGGGGGTCACCGATGCCCACCGGATTGCCCAGGGTGTGCGTCGCGTGGTCGGCCGCTGGGTGGCCCAGACCTACCGGCGCCGCCCGATGATCGTGCCCACCGTCCTGGAAGTGGCGGACGATCCGGACAACCCCTAG
- a CDS encoding CaiB/BaiF CoA transferase family protein yields MTEPDPGRLPLEGVRVLELGNYIAAPSAGRLLADFGAEVIKIERETGDELRNWRLYAGQTSMLFHTLNRNKQSMVLDLRTDEGRADARRLAAQCDVVVENFRPGTLEKWGLGPAELSVGNPDLIFVRISAFGQTGPYSERPGFAAVAEAYGGFRELVGDPDRPPVRAGVSIGDSIAGLYGAFGAVMSLYAALRRRAESSEPLPLDDRIVDVALHESIFSMMESLVPDLGAYGVRRERTGGRVQGIAPSNAYVCADGCSVVISGNADAIWPRYMEAIGRPDLAADPGLADNDGRWERRDEIDEAIGAWTALRSREEVLAAMDAAAVPAGPIYTAADIVADPQYRARDMIQEFDVDAGGDGPSRVGFPGIVPVLGGRSLPIRSLGPEIGEHTDQIRARLLPDEAAADE; encoded by the coding sequence GTGACCGAACCCGACCCCGGTCGGCTGCCCTTGGAAGGCGTCCGCGTCCTGGAACTCGGCAACTACATCGCCGCGCCGTCGGCCGGACGTCTCCTCGCCGACTTCGGGGCCGAGGTGATCAAGATCGAGCGCGAGACCGGCGACGAGCTCCGCAATTGGCGGCTCTACGCGGGCCAGACCTCCATGCTGTTTCACACGCTCAACAGGAACAAGCAGTCGATGGTTCTGGACCTGCGTACCGACGAGGGCCGAGCCGACGCCCGGCGGCTCGCCGCGCAGTGCGACGTCGTCGTCGAGAATTTCCGCCCGGGAACCCTGGAGAAGTGGGGTCTCGGACCGGCGGAACTGAGCGTCGGCAACCCGGACTTGATCTTCGTGCGGATCTCGGCGTTCGGGCAGACCGGACCGTACTCGGAGCGGCCGGGTTTCGCGGCGGTCGCCGAGGCCTACGGGGGATTCCGCGAACTGGTCGGTGATCCGGATCGGCCGCCGGTGCGGGCCGGGGTGTCCATCGGCGATTCGATCGCGGGCCTCTACGGCGCCTTCGGTGCGGTGATGTCGCTCTACGCAGCCCTGCGCCGGCGCGCGGAGTCGTCCGAACCGCTGCCGCTGGACGACCGGATCGTCGACGTCGCCCTCCACGAATCGATCTTCTCGATGATGGAGTCCCTCGTCCCGGATCTGGGTGCGTACGGAGTTCGGCGCGAACGGACCGGAGGGCGTGTGCAGGGCATCGCGCCGTCGAACGCCTACGTCTGCGCTGACGGTTGCTCGGTGGTGATCTCCGGCAACGCCGACGCCATCTGGCCGCGCTACATGGAGGCCATCGGCCGCCCCGACCTCGCCGCCGATCCCGGCCTGGCCGACAACGACGGGCGCTGGGAGCGTCGCGACGAGATCGACGAGGCGATCGGTGCGTGGACTGCACTCCGCAGCCGCGAGGAGGTGCTGGCGGCGATGGATGCCGCCGCGGTGCCCGCCGGGCCGATCTACACGGCGGCCGACATCGTCGCCGATCCCCAGTACCGGGCGCGCGACATGATTCAGGAGTTCGACGTCGACGCGGGCGGCGACGGCCCGAGCCGCGTCGGTTTCCCCGGGATCGTGCCCGTGCTGGGCGGCCGGTCGCTGCCGATCCGCTCGCTGGGACCGGAGATCGGCGAGCACACCGACCAGATCCGCGCTCGCCTGCTGCCCGACGAAGCCGCAGCCGATGAGTGA
- a CDS encoding HAD-IIB family hydrolase, protein MAEGLNRNGKTYRLVMFDLDDTLAPSKTAMSDEMVELFREMLGKSLGCIISGGQMGQFSTQVLDRLGDFDDRGNLHLMPTNGTRYLRWDEPAGEWATVYAEDLSEDQKARALTVVEQGARELGLWESRTWGPILEDRGSQITFSALGQSAPVDAKAAWDPDGRKKESLRAYTAERLPDLEVRSGGSTSVDITAKGIDKAYGARRLMEILELTTDDILFFGDRLDEGGNDRPVMELGIDSIPVHGWEDTYAKLSEIVRA, encoded by the coding sequence ATGGCAGAAGGACTCAACCGCAACGGCAAGACCTACCGGCTCGTGATGTTCGACCTCGACGACACCCTGGCCCCGTCGAAGACCGCCATGAGCGACGAGATGGTCGAGCTGTTCCGGGAGATGCTGGGCAAGAGCCTCGGCTGCATCATCTCCGGCGGCCAGATGGGCCAGTTCTCCACTCAGGTCCTCGACCGGCTCGGCGACTTCGACGACCGCGGCAACCTGCACCTGATGCCCACCAACGGCACCCGTTACCTGCGGTGGGACGAACCGGCAGGCGAGTGGGCGACGGTCTACGCCGAGGACCTGTCGGAGGACCAGAAGGCACGGGCCCTCACCGTCGTCGAGCAGGGGGCGCGAGAACTCGGCCTCTGGGAGAGCCGGACCTGGGGGCCCATCCTGGAGGACCGCGGCAGCCAGATCACCTTCAGCGCGCTCGGTCAGTCCGCACCGGTCGACGCCAAGGCCGCGTGGGATCCGGACGGCCGCAAGAAGGAGAGCCTGCGCGCGTACACCGCCGAGCGCCTGCCCGACCTCGAGGTCCGCAGCGGAGGATCCACCTCCGTCGACATCACCGCCAAGGGCATCGACAAGGCCTACGGGGCCAGGCGCCTGATGGAGATCCTGGAGCTGACCACCGACGACATCCTGTTCTTCGGGGACCGGCTGGACGAGGGCGGCAACGACCGTCCGGTCATGGAACTGGGCATCGACTCGATCCCGGTCCACGGTTGGGAAGACACCTACGCCAAGCTGTCGGAGATCGTCCGCGCGTGA
- the thyX gene encoding FAD-dependent thymidylate synthase, with amino-acid sequence MSELVPLNVQLIASTTFDVPEVAWSTDADGGEALIEFAGRACYESWDKPNPRTASNAGYLRHVLEVGHTSLFEHATATFYLTGISRSCTHELIRHRHFSYSQLSQRFVPEHDSNVVAPPAIRGDAELEELFLAATDASRAAYTELLARLEEKFEGVPNAILRRKQARQAARSVLPNATETRIVVTGNYRAWRHFIGMRATEHADVEIRQLAVECLRQLTELAPTAFGDFEIGELADGTEVATSPFVFEG; translated from the coding sequence GTGTCCGAGCTCGTCCCCCTCAACGTCCAATTGATCGCCTCGACCACGTTCGACGTCCCCGAGGTGGCCTGGTCGACCGACGCGGACGGCGGCGAGGCGCTCATCGAGTTCGCCGGCCGCGCCTGTTATGAGAGCTGGGACAAGCCGAACCCGCGTACCGCGAGCAACGCGGGCTATCTGCGCCACGTGCTCGAGGTGGGGCACACCTCGCTGTTCGAGCACGCCACCGCGACCTTCTACCTCACCGGCATCTCGCGGTCGTGCACGCACGAGCTGATCCGGCACCGGCACTTCTCGTACTCGCAGCTGTCGCAGCGCTTCGTACCCGAACACGATTCCAACGTGGTGGCCCCGCCGGCGATCCGCGGAGACGCCGAACTGGAGGAACTCTTCCTGGCCGCCACCGACGCGAGCCGCGCGGCGTACACCGAGCTGCTGGCCCGGCTCGAGGAGAAGTTCGAAGGCGTGCCCAACGCGATTCTGCGGCGCAAACAGGCGCGGCAGGCGGCCCGGTCGGTGCTCCCGAACGCCACGGAGACCCGCATCGTGGTGACCGGCAACTATCGTGCCTGGCGGCATTTCATCGGCATGCGGGCGACTGAGCACGCCGACGTCGAGATCAGGCAGCTCGCAGTGGAGTGCCTTCGTCAGCTCACCGAACTGGCGCCGACCGCGTTCGGGGACTTCGAGATCGGGGAACTCGCCGACGGTACGGAGGTCGCGACCTCCCCCTTCGTCTTCGAGGGCTGA
- a CDS encoding beta/alpha barrel domain-containing protein — MSELVLRDVTLRDGLQLTGKPLPTDRKVALVRTLLAAGIPELEIGSMARGDLVPPMADTLDVVAALTPAELARCWIWIATPRHAERAVAAGARNLQYCFSVSDAHNKANIGRLMQDSLAAMPAAVEIVRAAGGRIQLTLATAFTCPFDGPVDPDRVRAIVDDPRTEGSDDVVLADTLGQAAPGEVERLFASVAPLAGERRLVFHGHDTWGMGVANSLAAEQGGARMVDGALGGLGGCPFAPGASGNTATEDLLFATRPAYLTPEVFGTLVTAGEELLTELGEESRSKAAQGARSKAAAFGWVIAG, encoded by the coding sequence ATGAGTGAGCTCGTCCTGCGGGACGTGACCCTGCGCGACGGCCTGCAGCTGACCGGAAAGCCGCTGCCCACCGACCGCAAGGTCGCGCTGGTCCGCACGCTGCTGGCGGCCGGGATTCCGGAGCTGGAGATCGGCTCGATGGCGCGGGGCGACCTGGTCCCGCCGATGGCCGACACCCTCGACGTGGTCGCCGCGCTCACACCCGCCGAGCTCGCGCGCTGCTGGATCTGGATCGCCACACCGCGGCACGCCGAACGGGCGGTGGCCGCCGGGGCCCGGAACCTTCAGTACTGTTTCTCGGTCTCCGACGCGCACAACAAAGCGAACATCGGGCGGCTCATGCAGGACAGTCTGGCGGCGATGCCGGCCGCGGTGGAGATCGTCCGCGCCGCCGGCGGCCGCATCCAGCTCACCCTCGCGACCGCGTTCACCTGCCCGTTCGACGGACCCGTCGACCCCGACCGGGTGCGGGCGATCGTCGACGACCCCCGCACCGAGGGCAGCGACGACGTGGTGCTCGCCGACACGCTGGGGCAGGCGGCCCCGGGTGAGGTGGAGCGGCTGTTCGCATCGGTGGCACCGCTCGCCGGGGAGCGTCGTCTGGTGTTTCACGGGCATGACACCTGGGGCATGGGGGTGGCGAACTCCCTGGCCGCCGAACAGGGCGGCGCGCGCATGGTCGACGGGGCGCTCGGCGGCCTCGGCGGCTGTCCGTTCGCGCCGGGCGCGAGCGGCAACACCGCCACCGAAGACCTCCTGTTCGCGACGAGACCCGCGTATCTGACGCCCGAGGTGTTCGGGACGCTGGTGACCGCGGGCGAGGAGCTGCTCACCGAGCTGGGCGAGGAGTCCCGGTCGAAGGCCGCGCAGGGCGCCCGCTCGAAGGCCGCGGCCTTCGGCTGGGTGATCGCTGGCTAA
- a CDS encoding DNA translocase FtsK, with protein MASQASTRSRTPASGRSSGSSRSGAGKTTTRGGSARTAGAARSSGTNRSGSSRGRTQTATSAPRGRRVPARPTHSQELHQRPSALGAVGRGIGKGVAGAWNLTARGLGASARVGLRPQADPEDPDYVIEHVRSPRRDGTALALTLLAVVIGAGFWFGVPGAVGAFAEVLVRAVIGALGYVLPIVLLGIAVALMRKGANPSRRVRNVGGGVLLGLSSLGLAHLLLGAPTASDARNEAAGFLGYAVGSPLTQAVSVWLSVPIFVLCGVAGVIALSGRTVRELYDAAAAYLGLGAYRYADEDYADEDYADEDYADEDYPDEDYPDDEAYGAGDEAFDDEAAHDGGAYDGDWPADPDAAADYGDPYQNYPPDERRRQRAGGRTSSAGAPRRPAAATERPARRPARPTAGADRDAHMEDLITEPLLDVPLEAQVTEVIGPPAAAPKQAVAPRVKAKPKAAPAPRAKPVPARSNAPGEYQLPSTALLIDGDPPKRGSTANDDMIDRINGVLEQFKVDAAVTGYTRGPTVTRYEVELGPAVKVEKITQLQRNIAYAVATDNVRLLAPIPGKSAVGIEVPNADREMVRLADVLNHPETVADPHPMVIGLGKDIEGDFVSADLAKMPHLLVAGSTGSGKSSFVNSMLVSLLTRATPEDVRLILIDPKMVELTPYEGIPHLITPIITEPKKAAAALAWLVEEMEQRYQDMKASRVRHINDFNQKVRSGEITTPLGSEREYKPYPFILAVVDELADLMMTAPRDVEDAIVRITQKARAAGIHLVLATQRPSVDVVTGLIKTNVPSRLAFATSSLTDSRVILDQPGAEKLIGMGDGLFMPMGANKPIRLQGAFITDEEINAVVEFAKEQSEPEFVDGVTAAKAGDKKEVDADIGNDLDDLLQAIELVVSSQFGSTSMLQRKLRVGFAKAGRLMDLMETRGVVGPSEGSKAREVLVKPEDLAGVIASITGGGDDDGADEPPPF; from the coding sequence ATGGCTTCTCAGGCAAGCACGCGCAGCCGCACGCCCGCATCCGGCCGGAGTTCGGGTTCGTCGCGGTCCGGCGCCGGCAAGACGACGACGCGCGGCGGCTCCGCCCGGACCGCGGGAGCGGCGCGCTCGAGCGGTACGAACCGGTCCGGCTCGTCCCGCGGCCGGACACAGACTGCGACGTCGGCCCCGCGGGGCCGACGAGTCCCGGCTCGGCCCACGCACTCGCAAGAACTGCACCAGCGTCCCTCCGCGCTCGGCGCCGTCGGCCGCGGCATCGGCAAGGGCGTCGCGGGTGCCTGGAATCTGACCGCTCGGGGACTGGGCGCCTCCGCCCGCGTCGGGCTGCGTCCCCAGGCGGATCCGGAAGATCCGGATTACGTGATCGAGCACGTCCGGTCGCCCCGCCGCGACGGCACGGCACTCGCGCTGACCTTGCTGGCGGTCGTGATCGGCGCCGGCTTCTGGTTCGGGGTGCCCGGTGCGGTAGGAGCGTTCGCCGAGGTGCTGGTTCGGGCGGTGATCGGCGCTCTCGGCTACGTCCTGCCGATCGTTCTTCTCGGCATCGCGGTCGCACTGATGCGCAAGGGCGCCAATCCCTCCCGGCGCGTCCGCAACGTGGGCGGGGGAGTGCTGCTGGGCCTGTCCAGCCTCGGACTGGCACACCTTCTGCTCGGTGCGCCGACGGCGTCCGATGCGCGGAACGAGGCCGCGGGTTTCCTCGGGTACGCCGTCGGCTCGCCGCTGACCCAGGCGGTCTCGGTGTGGCTGTCGGTGCCGATCTTCGTCCTGTGCGGCGTGGCCGGCGTCATCGCGCTGAGCGGCCGGACGGTGCGTGAGCTCTATGACGCCGCAGCCGCCTATCTCGGTCTCGGCGCCTACCGGTACGCGGACGAGGACTACGCGGACGAGGACTACGCGGACGAGGACTACGCAGACGAGGACTACCCGGACGAGGACTACCCGGACGACGAGGCATACGGCGCCGGCGACGAGGCGTTCGACGACGAGGCAGCTCACGACGGCGGCGCCTACGACGGGGACTGGCCGGCCGATCCCGACGCCGCCGCGGACTACGGCGATCCGTACCAGAACTATCCGCCGGACGAGCGACGGCGGCAGCGGGCCGGGGGGCGGACCTCGTCGGCCGGCGCGCCGAGGCGTCCGGCCGCGGCGACCGAACGGCCGGCACGCCGCCCGGCCCGGCCCACCGCGGGTGCCGACCGTGACGCACACATGGAAGACCTGATCACCGAGCCGTTGTTGGACGTGCCGCTGGAGGCTCAGGTGACCGAGGTCATCGGCCCGCCGGCCGCGGCACCGAAGCAGGCCGTCGCCCCGCGCGTCAAGGCCAAGCCCAAAGCTGCGCCGGCGCCTCGTGCGAAACCCGTTCCCGCGCGAAGCAACGCTCCGGGCGAGTACCAGCTGCCGTCGACAGCGTTGCTGATCGACGGCGACCCGCCCAAGCGCGGCAGCACCGCGAACGACGACATGATCGACCGCATCAACGGCGTCCTCGAGCAGTTCAAGGTCGACGCTGCCGTGACCGGCTACACGCGCGGCCCGACCGTGACCCGCTACGAGGTGGAGCTCGGCCCGGCGGTCAAGGTGGAGAAGATCACGCAGCTGCAGCGCAACATCGCGTACGCCGTCGCCACGGACAACGTGCGGCTGCTGGCGCCCATCCCGGGCAAGTCGGCGGTGGGCATCGAGGTGCCCAACGCCGACCGGGAGATGGTCCGCCTCGCCGACGTCCTCAATCACCCGGAGACCGTCGCCGATCCGCACCCGATGGTCATCGGCCTGGGCAAGGACATCGAGGGCGATTTCGTCAGCGCCGACCTGGCGAAGATGCCGCACCTGCTGGTCGCCGGCTCCACCGGCTCGGGCAAGTCGAGCTTCGTCAACTCGATGCTGGTGTCGCTGCTGACCAGAGCCACTCCCGAGGACGTCCGGCTGATCCTGATCGACCCGAAGATGGTGGAGCTGACCCCGTACGAGGGCATCCCCCACCTGATCACGCCGATCATCACCGAACCCAAGAAGGCCGCCGCTGCGCTCGCCTGGCTGGTCGAGGAGATGGAGCAGCGCTACCAGGACATGAAGGCCTCGCGGGTGCGGCACATCAACGACTTCAACCAGAAGGTGCGCTCCGGTGAGATCACCACGCCGCTGGGCAGTGAACGGGAGTACAAACCGTATCCGTTCATCCTCGCCGTCGTCGACGAGCTCGCCGACCTGATGATGACCGCACCGCGCGACGTCGAGGATGCGATCGTGCGCATCACGCAGAAGGCGCGCGCGGCGGGCATCCACCTGGTCCTGGCCACCCAGCGCCCGTCGGTGGACGTGGTCACGGGTCTGATCAAGACCAACGTGCCCTCGCGTCTCGCCTTCGCGACCAGCTCCCTGACGGACTCGCGCGTGATCCTGGATCAGCCGGGCGCAGAGAAGCTGATCGGCATGGGCGACGGCCTGTTCATGCCGATGGGCGCCAACAAGCCGATCCGCCTGCAGGGCGCATTCATCACCGATGAGGAGATCAACGCCGTCGTCGAGTTCGCCAAGGAGCAGTCCGAGCCGGAGTTCGTCGACGGGGTCACCGCGGCGAAGGCGGGCGACAAGAAGGAGGTCGACGCCGACATCGGCAACGACCTCGACGACCTGCTGCAGGCGATCGAGCTCGTGGTCTCCAGCCAGTTCGGCTCGACGTCGATGCTGCAGCGCAAACTCCGCGTCGGATTCGCCAAGGCCGGCCGTCTGATGGATCTCATGGAGACGCGCGGCGTCGTCGGGCCGAGCGAGGGCAGCAAAGCCCGCGAGGTGCTGGTCAAGCCCGAGGACCTGGCCGGCGTGATCGCCTCGATCACCGGTGGGGGCGACGACGACGGCGCGGACGAGCCGCCGCCGTTCTGA